One window of candidate division KSB1 bacterium genomic DNA carries:
- a CDS encoding response regulator — MPIRVLVVDDSPFICKMISLILEEQGEYEVVGTAHDGAEGLGLADQLRPDLITLDLDMPGMSGSEMITRLRLRSTVPVVIVSGLPEAMGPGPGHPDWEPVGYVAKVLSDRPLDLSLFAAELAEAIRATCEQVRQIPGRMTMK; from the coding sequence TTGCCGATTCGCGTACTTGTCGTTGACGACTCCCCGTTCATTTGCAAAATGATCTCGCTGATTCTCGAGGAACAAGGCGAGTACGAAGTGGTGGGCACGGCCCACGATGGTGCCGAAGGCCTGGGGCTGGCGGACCAGCTCCGCCCGGACCTGATTACGCTCGACCTGGATATGCCGGGCATGAGCGGTTCGGAGATGATTACCCGGTTGCGTCTTCGCAGCACGGTTCCGGTGGTGATTGTGTCGGGGCTGCCCGAGGCGATGGGTCCGGGTCCGGGTCATCCGGATTGGGAGCCGGTCGGATATGTCGCGAAGGTGCTTTCGGACCGGCCGTTGGATTTGAGCTTGTTTGCCGCGGAATTGGCCGAGGCGATTCGGGCCACGTGCGAGCAGGTCCGTCAGATTCCCGGTCGTATGACTATGAAATAG
- a CDS encoding HDOD domain-containing protein, whose translation MTTNSTNLSAAPELVDLLASSDPARRSEIQHRILSSGDLPTLPTIAIEVSRLATSPLTGMSDIVRIIRNDPPLTAKILRVANSAFYGMPRRIESLNMALVVLGMREINNLVTCISVLRAFPGRGEAGFDRNAFWEHSAGTGEIARVIASRLHLRLHGVEFTAGLLHDVGKIVLDQHFHSEFMESLRVASAEGLSTAEAERRVLGVDHAEIGAWLAEAWALPPAITECIRYHHQPTLSPDSRTLTAVVHMANLFTTAMLGSESQRARLTERIALSPAWNILAEQHPELIAIDVSGFAADLQENIERARDFIRMATE comes from the coding sequence GTGACAACGAATTCTACCAATTTGAGCGCGGCGCCCGAACTCGTGGACCTGCTAGCGTCCAGCGATCCGGCGCGACGAAGTGAGATTCAGCATCGAATCTTGTCCTCGGGCGATCTGCCGACCCTTCCGACGATCGCGATTGAGGTAAGCCGGCTGGCGACGAGTCCGTTGACGGGGATGTCGGACATTGTGCGGATCATTCGGAATGATCCGCCGCTGACCGCGAAGATTCTGCGCGTGGCGAACAGCGCGTTCTATGGCATGCCGCGCCGGATTGAGTCCCTGAATATGGCGTTGGTGGTGCTGGGCATGCGCGAGATCAACAATCTGGTGACCTGTATCTCGGTGTTGCGCGCCTTTCCGGGTCGCGGTGAAGCCGGTTTTGACCGCAACGCGTTCTGGGAGCATTCGGCGGGGACCGGTGAGATCGCGCGGGTCATCGCGTCGCGGTTGCACTTGCGCCTGCACGGGGTGGAGTTTACCGCGGGTTTGTTGCACGACGTGGGGAAGATCGTGTTGGACCAGCATTTTCACTCGGAGTTCATGGAATCGCTGCGGGTCGCTTCGGCGGAAGGCCTCAGTACGGCGGAGGCGGAGCGACGGGTGCTGGGGGTGGATCACGCGGAGATCGGAGCCTGGCTTGCGGAGGCCTGGGCGCTTCCGCCGGCGATTACCGAATGTATTCGTTATCATCACCAGCCCACGCTGTCGCCGGACTCGCGGACGTTGACGGCGGTGGTTCACATGGCGAACCTGTTCACGACCGCGATGCTCGGCAGTGAGAGTCAGCGGGCGCGGTTGACGGAGCGGATCGCGCTCAGTCCGGCCTGGAATATTCTTGCGGAACAGCATCCGGAGCTCATCGCGATCGACGTTTCCGGTTTCGCCGCCGACCTGCAGGAAAACATCGAGCGCGCACGGGACTTCATTCGCATGGCGACAGAGTAG